From a single Granulicella aggregans genomic region:
- a CDS encoding M48 family metallopeptidase, with protein sequence MNFRWVLMVLVCASFLLVVPRMKAQGTVTQALQGDAAYRLPPAKLKVAIELNRKRTVLEFADMGWTIAQMVLLLALGVSAWMRRAAVRLSRYRWVQGFAFYFFFLAITSLLSLPLEVYGHHVSLEYGQSVQQWRSWFGDKGKSFLLSYVIGGLLVMLLFFCIRRSAKRWWFWFWIPTMAAVVFGVFLSPILIDPIFNKFEPLQASNPALVARLEQVVARGGIVIPPERMFLMRASEKVTGLNAYVTGIGASKRVVVWDTSIAKATPDEISYIFGHEMGHYVLNHIYKGIAAAAVGLLAMFFVGYHCVRWLIARYGSAWGISGQEDWAAFVVVMLVFSVLSFLGEPIGNGFSRMQEHEADVYGQEAIHGIVADPQAVAQHSFQVLGEESLDDPTPHPLVEFWTFSHPPIAERARFAAGYDPWAAGSKPKYFGR encoded by the coding sequence ATGAACTTCCGCTGGGTTTTGATGGTGCTTGTCTGCGCGAGCTTCTTGTTGGTTGTGCCTCGGATGAAGGCGCAGGGTACGGTGACGCAGGCACTGCAGGGCGATGCGGCGTATAGGTTGCCGCCGGCGAAGCTGAAGGTGGCTATTGAACTAAACCGGAAGCGGACGGTGCTTGAGTTTGCTGATATGGGATGGACGATTGCGCAGATGGTGCTGCTACTGGCGCTGGGTGTGTCGGCGTGGATGAGACGGGCGGCGGTGCGGTTGAGCCGGTATCGCTGGGTGCAGGGATTTGCCTTCTACTTCTTCTTTCTCGCGATTACTTCGCTGTTGAGTCTGCCGCTGGAGGTCTATGGGCATCATGTGTCGCTGGAGTATGGGCAGTCGGTGCAGCAGTGGAGGAGCTGGTTTGGCGACAAAGGGAAGAGTTTCCTGTTGAGCTACGTGATCGGCGGCCTTTTGGTGATGCTGCTGTTCTTCTGCATCCGGAGATCGGCGAAGCGGTGGTGGTTCTGGTTCTGGATTCCGACGATGGCGGCGGTCGTTTTTGGAGTGTTTCTCTCGCCGATCCTGATCGATCCGATCTTCAACAAGTTCGAGCCTTTACAGGCATCGAACCCGGCGCTCGTCGCTCGGCTGGAGCAGGTGGTGGCTCGGGGAGGGATCGTGATTCCGCCGGAGCGGATGTTCCTGATGCGGGCCAGCGAGAAGGTGACGGGGCTGAATGCTTATGTGACGGGGATTGGGGCGTCGAAGCGGGTGGTGGTTTGGGACACGTCGATCGCAAAGGCTACGCCGGATGAGATCAGCTATATCTTCGGGCACGAGATGGGGCACTATGTGCTGAACCACATCTACAAGGGGATTGCTGCGGCGGCGGTAGGGCTGCTGGCGATGTTCTTTGTTGGGTATCACTGCGTGCGGTGGCTGATTGCGCGCTACGGGTCAGCGTGGGGGATCTCCGGGCAGGAGGACTGGGCGGCGTTTGTGGTGGTGATGCTGGTGTTTTCGGTGCTGAGTTTCCTTGGGGAGCCGATTGGGAACGGCTTCAGCCGGATGCAGGAGCATGAGGCGGATGTCTATGGGCAGGAGGCGATCCATGGGATCGTGGCTGACCCGCAGGCGGTGGCGCAGCATTCGTTTCAGGTGCTGGGGGAGGAGTCGCTGGATGATCCGACGCCGCATCCGCTGGTTGAGTTCTGGACGTTCAGCCATCCTCCGATTGCGGAGCGGGCGCGGTTTGCGGCGGGGTATGATCCGTGGGCGGCGGGAAGTAAGCCGAAGTATTTTGGGAGATAG
- a CDS encoding histidine triad nucleotide-binding protein, giving the protein MAEQSSECLFCKIVYGVIPAKRVYEDALSLAFADIHPQAPTHLLIIPKEHLTSLAHAAKDHAALLGHLMFVAAELARKYGLKKGYRLVVNTGDDGGQTVHHLHVHLLGGRAMHWPPG; this is encoded by the coding sequence ATGGCCGAACAGAGTTCAGAGTGTCTTTTCTGCAAGATCGTCTATGGGGTGATCCCGGCGAAGCGGGTGTATGAGGATGCGTTGAGCCTCGCGTTTGCGGACATTCATCCGCAGGCTCCGACGCATTTGCTGATTATTCCCAAGGAGCACCTGACTTCGCTGGCTCATGCGGCTAAGGACCATGCTGCGCTACTGGGGCACCTGATGTTTGTCGCGGCGGAGCTGGCTCGGAAGTATGGGTTGAAGAAGGGGTATCGGCTGGTGGTGAATACGGGGGATGATGGCGGGCAGACGGTGCATCATCTGCATGTGCACCTGTTGGGTGGACGGGCGATGCACTGGCCTCCGGGGTAG
- a CDS encoding RDD family protein — translation MRSAELQSDEFDFPVQGSEPAGVAASSSDLKLQVAERLAAHRSRRNRQTGPALVTESTPKPTRKKSNSIAAAVAERYAQSQSYRDFLAAEAERAIEQANLAAQEAEAAAHVAARSAQAVAFAQQQLLDELENWNPAPIQQVSRTQFDYPQTETQTPQPESQPEPYQQQTHAATSRAAESNDFFARPLPEQAFVEEFIPEPVVYREPVHRAPAAPRRAVVSPADLTVRLYEDLGARQPNPGGLHRSDMPSHPTLNPIDPDESYALDEEIEFRQAPVFEEASGPPVPIPANLIEFPRQLIAARKARPRIAEGPLRDEAEAAASAQLRIFEVEPSLISTAPAVEPEAAAPTWASILLDAPPVIHVSVEPEPKILPPMQVAPLNLRLMAGIVDLCAVSATFLVGLTVFALWANVLPTGITAAAIGVATLTVFYALYNLLFFTFSEATPGMRYARIGLCTFEDENPTRSQMRRRTFAVIVAALPLGLGFAWAWFDGEGLGWHDRLSRMYQRHY, via the coding sequence ATGAGGTCTGCGGAACTCCAATCAGACGAGTTCGACTTCCCCGTCCAGGGTTCTGAACCGGCTGGTGTCGCAGCTTCAAGCTCAGATCTGAAGTTGCAGGTCGCCGAACGCCTCGCCGCCCACCGCTCCCGCCGCAACCGTCAGACCGGCCCGGCACTGGTTACCGAGTCCACCCCGAAGCCCACTCGCAAAAAATCCAACTCCATCGCCGCCGCCGTCGCCGAGCGCTACGCGCAGTCGCAGAGCTATCGCGACTTCCTCGCCGCCGAAGCAGAACGCGCCATCGAGCAGGCCAACCTGGCCGCCCAGGAAGCCGAAGCCGCGGCCCACGTCGCCGCCCGCAGCGCCCAGGCCGTCGCTTTTGCACAGCAGCAGCTCCTTGACGAACTGGAGAACTGGAATCCCGCGCCGATACAGCAAGTGAGCCGGACGCAGTTCGACTATCCCCAGACGGAGACCCAGACGCCCCAACCGGAGAGCCAGCCGGAGCCATACCAGCAGCAGACACACGCAGCCACCAGCCGCGCAGCCGAAAGCAATGATTTCTTCGCCCGCCCTCTACCTGAGCAGGCTTTCGTCGAAGAATTTATTCCCGAGCCCGTCGTCTATCGCGAGCCCGTCCACCGCGCCCCGGCTGCCCCTCGCCGGGCGGTAGTGTCCCCCGCCGATCTCACCGTGAGGCTCTATGAAGACCTCGGAGCCCGCCAACCGAATCCTGGCGGCCTCCACAGGAGCGATATGCCGAGCCACCCGACCTTGAACCCGATCGATCCCGACGAGAGCTACGCTCTCGACGAGGAGATCGAGTTCCGTCAGGCCCCGGTATTCGAAGAAGCCTCCGGCCCCCCGGTCCCCATCCCGGCAAATCTCATCGAGTTCCCGCGCCAGCTGATCGCCGCCCGCAAGGCCCGCCCTCGCATCGCCGAAGGCCCACTCCGCGACGAAGCGGAGGCCGCGGCCTCCGCCCAGCTCCGCATCTTCGAGGTCGAACCATCCCTCATCTCCACCGCGCCTGCCGTCGAGCCCGAAGCCGCCGCGCCTACCTGGGCCTCCATCCTGCTCGACGCTCCGCCGGTCATTCACGTATCCGTAGAACCAGAGCCCAAAATCCTGCCGCCGATGCAGGTGGCGCCCCTCAACCTGCGCCTCATGGCCGGCATCGTCGACCTCTGCGCCGTCAGCGCCACCTTCCTCGTGGGCCTCACCGTCTTCGCGCTGTGGGCCAACGTCCTTCCCACCGGCATCACCGCAGCCGCCATCGGCGTCGCGACCCTGACCGTCTTTTACGCCCTCTACAACCTGCTCTTCTTCACCTTCTCCGAAGCCACGCCCGGCATGCGCTACGCCCGCATCGGCCTCTGCACCTTCGAAGACGAGAACCCGACCCGCTCCCAGATGCGCCGCCGCACCTTCGCGGTCATCGTAGCCGCCCTTCCCCTGGGTCTAGGCTTCGCCTGGGCCTGGTTCGACGGCGAAGGATTAGGCTGGCACGACCGCCTCTCCCGCATGTACCAGCGCCACTACTAA
- a CDS encoding LPS-assembly protein LptD — MDFSKRSLRGYALFISITLFAVNSELLMGQQLASSLPPGAGVDALVAPGTSSSQIPAGPTHPDTTATNGTQDIGAQDGDGSLPFPAAVVVQGKDRGTPVKIESTNPQTRVGSLYTLDKDVVITYGDRIIQADHVEYDSDTGDVTATGHLVVSGGPKHEEIHASHGTFNTQTETGTFYDVTGSIGLRLAPGRPRVNTVVSGLAAANPTRAVYDNGNPFLFTGRIVVKKGPDEYDVIDGSVTSCQLPKPDWLLTGGLFSLDGDTAKAKNTIFHLLNVPLLYLPYVTHPVDPNHRQSGLLIPSVGLFSSTKGNSVGEQVYFALNRSMDLTLGSVYYSLRGFSESGSFRYRGLRQNFVTGRFSALQDRGYTPTGGVYTNQGGEDFVVKARYDLAPAQGETPNARLVADVEYLSSYVYREAFTENFNQAVSTDILSTLYGVKNFDGYSASLRADRYEGLKPLAQTQAQVAAGDPVQNSQLTIFHIPELMFTSVDHRLGATPFLWSMDSSVGGLKRTQPLFTTGGVGRFDVHPEIAVPFSFEGVHVRAAVGVRETVYTKSRQTNGVAQGAMAESSSSLNRTDVEAEVDIRGPVLERTFDSPLLERVFGSEVKHTIEPSATYRFVGGINDFSHILRFDDVDVASNTNDLEYGVTQRLFLHPKKPRPCKLAEMADSTDADDAPDDEPNGKPAPPKCSTREFFSWRVGQKAFFNQSFGGALQNGRRNILDTTLNFSGIAFLTGPRSVSPVISRLRVRPNEVFDLEWNFDYDTVQGRFTSNNVFADAHRGNLFGGFSYAKLNAPGRFETDGLPSATTDFNQLRVLLGYGMPTKEGLSVAANAGIDAKLGSLQYGSLETSYNWNCCGLSVEYRKYELGSVRNENAYRFNFTLANIGTAGNLRRAERLF, encoded by the coding sequence ATGGACTTCAGTAAGAGATCTCTGCGCGGCTATGCACTCTTCATAAGTATCACCCTGTTCGCGGTGAATTCTGAACTGCTGATGGGGCAGCAGTTGGCGAGTTCGTTACCCCCTGGTGCGGGTGTGGATGCGCTGGTTGCGCCGGGGACTAGCTCCAGCCAGATTCCGGCGGGTCCCACTCATCCCGATACGACCGCGACGAATGGGACACAGGATATCGGAGCACAGGATGGGGACGGTTCGTTGCCTTTTCCGGCTGCGGTGGTGGTGCAGGGTAAGGATCGCGGAACGCCGGTAAAGATCGAGTCGACCAATCCGCAGACGCGGGTGGGGTCGCTTTATACGCTGGACAAGGACGTGGTGATTACCTATGGCGACCGGATCATCCAGGCCGACCACGTCGAGTATGACTCGGACACCGGGGATGTGACGGCGACGGGGCACCTGGTGGTGAGCGGGGGACCGAAGCATGAGGAGATCCATGCGAGCCATGGGACCTTCAACACGCAGACCGAGACGGGGACGTTTTACGACGTGACAGGATCGATCGGGCTGCGGCTCGCTCCGGGGCGGCCGCGAGTGAATACCGTGGTCTCCGGCCTCGCAGCGGCCAATCCGACGCGCGCGGTGTATGACAATGGCAACCCGTTTCTGTTTACGGGGCGGATCGTGGTGAAGAAGGGCCCGGACGAGTACGATGTTATCGATGGCAGTGTGACGTCGTGCCAGTTGCCGAAGCCGGACTGGCTGTTGACGGGGGGATTGTTCTCCCTCGATGGGGACACGGCGAAGGCCAAGAATACGATCTTTCACCTGCTGAATGTGCCGCTGCTGTATCTGCCGTATGTGACGCATCCGGTGGACCCGAACCACAGGCAGAGCGGGCTGCTGATTCCTTCGGTGGGACTGTTTTCGTCGACGAAGGGGAATTCGGTTGGAGAGCAGGTTTATTTTGCGCTCAACCGGAGCATGGATCTGACGCTGGGGTCGGTGTATTACTCGCTGCGCGGGTTTTCGGAGTCAGGGAGCTTTCGGTACCGAGGGCTGAGGCAGAACTTTGTTACCGGCCGATTCAGCGCGCTGCAGGACCGGGGATATACGCCTACGGGCGGAGTTTATACGAACCAGGGTGGCGAGGATTTTGTGGTGAAGGCGCGGTATGACCTGGCACCTGCGCAGGGAGAGACGCCGAATGCGAGGCTGGTGGCGGATGTGGAGTATCTGAGCTCCTATGTGTATCGCGAGGCGTTTACGGAGAACTTCAACCAGGCGGTTTCGACGGACATTTTATCGACGCTCTATGGGGTGAAGAACTTCGATGGATACTCGGCGTCGCTGCGGGCGGACAGATACGAGGGGTTGAAGCCGCTGGCGCAGACGCAGGCCCAGGTAGCCGCGGGCGATCCGGTGCAGAACTCGCAACTGACGATCTTTCATATCCCGGAACTGATGTTCACGTCGGTCGACCACCGGCTGGGAGCGACGCCGTTTTTGTGGAGCATGGACAGCTCGGTAGGCGGGTTAAAGCGGACGCAGCCGCTGTTTACCACGGGCGGCGTGGGGCGGTTCGACGTGCATCCGGAGATCGCGGTTCCGTTCTCGTTTGAAGGCGTGCATGTGCGGGCGGCGGTGGGTGTGCGGGAGACGGTGTACACGAAGAGCCGGCAGACGAATGGAGTGGCGCAGGGAGCGATGGCGGAGTCCTCTTCGAGCCTGAACCGGACGGACGTGGAGGCGGAGGTGGACATTCGCGGACCGGTGCTGGAGCGGACGTTCGATTCGCCGCTGCTGGAGCGGGTGTTTGGCAGCGAGGTGAAGCATACGATCGAACCGAGCGCGACTTACCGGTTTGTGGGGGGGATCAACGATTTTTCACATATTCTGCGGTTCGATGATGTGGATGTGGCTTCGAACACGAACGACCTGGAGTATGGGGTGACGCAACGGCTGTTCCTGCATCCGAAGAAGCCGCGGCCTTGCAAGCTCGCGGAGATGGCGGACAGCACGGATGCGGACGATGCTCCGGATGACGAGCCGAATGGGAAGCCTGCGCCGCCAAAGTGCAGCACGCGGGAGTTTTTCAGCTGGCGGGTGGGGCAGAAGGCGTTCTTCAACCAGAGTTTTGGCGGGGCGCTGCAGAACGGGCGACGAAACATTCTGGATACGACGCTGAATTTTTCGGGCATCGCGTTTCTGACCGGGCCGAGGAGCGTCTCGCCGGTGATCTCGAGGCTGCGGGTGCGGCCCAACGAGGTCTTCGACCTGGAGTGGAACTTCGACTACGACACGGTGCAGGGGCGATTTACGAGCAATAACGTGTTTGCGGACGCGCACCGGGGCAATCTGTTTGGCGGGTTCAGCTACGCGAAGCTGAACGCGCCGGGACGATTTGAGACGGACGGTCTGCCTTCGGCGACGACGGACTTCAACCAGTTGCGGGTGCTGCTGGGTTATGGCATGCCAACGAAGGAAGGGCTGAGCGTGGCGGCGAACGCAGGCATCGATGCGAAGCTGGGGTCGCTGCAGTATGGGTCGCTGGAGACTTCGTACAACTGGAACTGCTGTGGGCTCAGCGTGGAGTATAGGAAGTATGAGCTGGGATCGGTGAGAAACGAGAACGCGTACCGGTTTAATTTCACGCTGGCGAATATTGGGACTGCGGGAAATTTGAGGCGGGCGGAGAGGTTGTTTTAG
- a CDS encoding DsbA family protein — MSIVGKPYFSLSFLIALAAAGCHAQPPAKASVDGSISPELSRRVEVMIRTRLDVPANYEFHIESLSKSDIPGYDTLTVDFSTEGKSSRPIPFLLSKDGKTLAQFSKFDISKDLRTSVSGVDRPARGGAADAPVLIVGFDDLECPFCARMNAQLFPAILDRYKDQVRIVYRDFPLDQHPWALRAAVDTNCVGAQSGTGYWNLVDYIHAHADEIGGTEKTVAKANEMLDKLATEEGKKQKIDEAALSACLAKQDTTGIKASMKDAEALGVSATPALFINGEKIEGAQPLEYVYRMIDGALVAAGKTPPPAPVTSAAPAAKQGN, encoded by the coding sequence GTGTCGATTGTGGGAAAACCGTACTTTTCTTTATCGTTCCTGATTGCGCTTGCCGCTGCGGGATGCCATGCGCAGCCGCCGGCGAAGGCTTCTGTTGACGGGTCGATCTCTCCTGAACTGTCGCGGCGCGTCGAGGTGATGATCCGGACGCGGCTGGATGTTCCGGCGAACTACGAGTTCCATATCGAATCGCTGAGCAAGAGCGATATTCCTGGATACGACACCTTGACGGTGGACTTTAGCACCGAGGGCAAGAGCAGCCGGCCGATTCCGTTCCTGCTCTCGAAGGATGGCAAGACGCTGGCGCAGTTTTCGAAGTTCGATATCAGCAAGGACCTGCGGACTTCGGTGTCGGGAGTGGATCGTCCGGCGCGGGGTGGGGCGGCAGATGCGCCGGTGCTGATCGTGGGGTTCGATGACCTGGAGTGCCCGTTCTGCGCGCGGATGAATGCGCAGTTGTTTCCGGCGATTCTTGACCGTTACAAGGACCAGGTGAGGATTGTGTACCGGGACTTCCCGCTCGATCAGCATCCCTGGGCGTTGCGCGCGGCGGTGGATACGAACTGCGTGGGAGCCCAAAGCGGGACGGGGTACTGGAACCTGGTGGACTATATCCACGCTCATGCGGATGAGATTGGCGGCACCGAGAAGACGGTGGCGAAGGCCAACGAGATGCTCGACAAGCTGGCGACGGAAGAAGGTAAGAAACAGAAGATCGATGAGGCCGCGCTTTCTGCGTGTCTCGCGAAGCAGGATACGACGGGCATCAAGGCTTCGATGAAGGATGCGGAGGCGCTGGGCGTTTCAGCGACACCCGCGCTGTTTATCAACGGGGAGAAGATTGAGGGCGCGCAGCCGCTCGAGTATGTGTACCGGATGATTGACGGTGCTCTGGTGGCCGCCGGGAAGACGCCTCCGCCCGCACCGGTAACTTCGGCTGCGCCAGCGGCGAAGCAAGGGAATTAG
- a CDS encoding SurA N-terminal domain-containing protein — translation MMTDSGTARIEMFEGRIRFARVARGLGVSLLAGGAMLFAAGCNQQPSADVVATVNGKPIMRAEMEKGYAAYSAQVAQQQQQQVQLSNEQADLGRLKVLDNLITNEIVEQRAAKMNLTATNEEVDAKLAEMKAPVTEEQFEQHMKAENLTLDDLKHDIRRSLTGNKLLNKEINSKITVTDADVSSYYNQHKAEYNLIEPQYRLAQIQVTSVPSDQAGNLQGSKATNDAEAKKKIQALKTRLDSGEDFGTLAMNFSERVETASSGGDMGFVTESQLHADPTIYAEITKLKPGQTTAIMPLLDAQTKKTMGYSIYKLVSKEPAGQRDLSDPIVQQAIRQQLQNDRSQLLKNAYFEMLRDQAKIVNYFAENLFKNATK, via the coding sequence ATGATGACTGATTCCGGTACGGCACGCATAGAGATGTTCGAGGGTAGGATCCGGTTTGCGAGAGTAGCGCGCGGGCTGGGCGTATCGCTGCTTGCGGGCGGCGCGATGTTGTTCGCGGCGGGATGCAATCAGCAGCCGAGTGCTGACGTTGTGGCCACCGTAAATGGCAAGCCAATCATGCGCGCGGAGATGGAGAAGGGCTATGCCGCTTACTCCGCGCAGGTGGCGCAGCAGCAACAGCAGCAGGTGCAGCTTTCGAACGAGCAGGCTGACCTCGGGCGGTTGAAGGTTCTGGACAACCTCATCACGAATGAGATCGTAGAGCAGCGCGCGGCGAAGATGAACCTGACGGCCACCAACGAAGAGGTGGACGCGAAGCTGGCGGAGATGAAGGCTCCGGTGACCGAGGAGCAGTTCGAGCAGCATATGAAGGCGGAGAACCTGACGCTTGATGATCTGAAGCACGATATCCGGCGATCGCTGACGGGCAACAAGCTGCTGAACAAGGAGATCAACTCCAAGATCACGGTGACGGACGCCGATGTTTCGAGCTACTACAACCAGCACAAGGCGGAGTACAACCTGATCGAGCCGCAGTACCGGCTGGCGCAGATCCAGGTGACGAGCGTTCCTTCAGACCAGGCGGGCAATCTGCAGGGCAGCAAGGCGACCAATGACGCCGAGGCGAAGAAGAAGATCCAGGCCTTGAAGACGCGGCTGGACAGCGGCGAAGACTTTGGGACGCTGGCGATGAACTTTTCGGAGCGGGTGGAGACGGCTTCGAGCGGCGGCGATATGGGGTTTGTGACCGAGTCGCAGCTTCATGCCGACCCGACGATCTACGCGGAGATTACGAAGCTGAAGCCAGGGCAGACGACGGCGATTATGCCGCTTCTGGATGCGCAGACGAAAAAGACGATGGGGTACTCGATCTACAAGCTGGTCTCGAAGGAGCCGGCGGGGCAGCGGGATCTGAGCGACCCAATTGTGCAGCAGGCGATCCGGCAGCAGTTGCAGAACGACCGGTCGCAGCTGTTGAAAAATGCATACTTCGAGATGCTGCGGGACCAGGCGAAGATCGTGAACTACTTCGCTGAGAACCTTTTTAAGAACGCTACGAAGTAG
- a CDS encoding Gfo/Idh/MocA family protein, producing MTSSPLRIAILGFGHHAVRRLLPAFGRSNDTKLVGMWRRNQDAAAKDCATHGIEHCFASREELCASPEVDAVFITSPDAMHLDDGLLAMKHGKAVLCEKPVAMNAGGAAEMVAAAKAAGVCFGVAQNFRYNLSLEFMRKRIAEGLVGQPQITSAHFCYAAQNAPRKWIADGALACGGPIGDVGVHSIDALRYILQAEVLNVSTLAKQDELSGDVEAYAAMQMEMTRGIFAQVVANARAPYRTLLEVIGSDGVLTAESGFSVDRPVEVVHRKNGQEVSSTTFDNVDGYVRMLDGFAAAVRGGADFLATGEDAVMNMRALDAAYKSWRSGLRELV from the coding sequence ATGACTTCTTCTCCCTTACGCATCGCTATTCTTGGCTTCGGACACCATGCTGTCCGGCGGCTGTTGCCCGCTTTCGGGCGTTCCAATGACACGAAGTTAGTGGGGATGTGGCGGCGGAATCAAGACGCTGCGGCGAAGGATTGCGCTACGCATGGGATCGAGCATTGCTTCGCGTCGCGTGAGGAGTTGTGCGCGTCGCCTGAGGTGGATGCGGTGTTTATTACTTCTCCCGATGCGATGCATCTGGATGATGGTCTGCTGGCGATGAAGCACGGCAAGGCGGTGCTGTGTGAGAAGCCGGTGGCGATGAACGCTGGCGGGGCTGCGGAGATGGTCGCGGCGGCAAAGGCTGCGGGTGTGTGCTTCGGCGTGGCGCAGAACTTCCGCTACAACTTGAGCCTTGAGTTCATGCGGAAGCGGATCGCCGAGGGTCTGGTGGGACAGCCGCAGATTACGTCGGCGCACTTCTGCTATGCGGCGCAGAACGCTCCCCGGAAGTGGATCGCGGATGGGGCGCTGGCTTGTGGAGGGCCGATTGGGGACGTTGGAGTGCATTCGATCGACGCGCTGCGGTACATCCTGCAGGCGGAGGTGCTGAATGTGTCCACGCTTGCGAAGCAGGATGAGTTGTCGGGCGATGTCGAGGCGTATGCCGCGATGCAGATGGAGATGACTCGCGGGATCTTTGCGCAGGTGGTGGCGAATGCGCGGGCACCGTACCGGACGCTGCTGGAGGTGATCGGCAGCGATGGCGTGCTGACGGCGGAGAGCGGTTTCAGTGTGGATCGGCCGGTGGAGGTGGTGCATCGGAAGAACGGGCAGGAGGTGTCGTCGACGACTTTCGACAATGTGGATGGGTATGTGCGGATGCTGGATGGGTTTGCCGCGGCGGTTCGGGGTGGGGCGGATTTTCTGGCGACTGGCGAGGACGCGGTGATGAATATGCGGGCTTTGGATGCGGCTTATAAGAGCTGGCGGAGTGGGTTGCGGGAGTTGGTTTAG
- a CDS encoding phospholipase C → MIRRLLVLPLAGSLILSGCGTGLPAGPGAPLPTITPTTSDKVIKHVVVIFGENVSFDHYFATYPTALNQPHDTSVFAPFGNTPVPSNLASKGLLTDNPNLSVLNGSGATDPFRLDPVQAATGDQAHDYTREQVAFNSGKMDLFPSTIGVAESQSLAAATSAPPAVVTSGLTMGYYDGNTVTAIWNYAQHYALNDHSFATTFGPSTPGALNLISGQTNGVTNATAPGTAVVADGSGGLTAIGDIDPAGDVCSSTTSSISMSGKNIGDLLNTAKITWGYFQGGFDLSVTNADGSTNCARTSTSTVTKIKKADYVPNHQPFQYYASTANPNHLRPTAAIGTSDQANHQYDIHDFTDALAAGSLPAVSFLKAPAYQDGNAGYSDPLDEQTFIVNIVNAVEQSSSWDSTAIILSWGDADGWYDHASRLVNGSATTADAINGNGVCISTASAANALAGVASSNLHAQGRCGYGPRLPLLVISSWAKKNALDSTITDQTSITRFIEDTFLSSTRIGGGSFDSIAGPITNMFDFSNGAVIPNPNVVLLDPKTGLVTSKN, encoded by the coding sequence ATGATCCGTAGACTTCTTGTCCTTCCCCTCGCCGGCTCCCTCATCCTCAGCGGTTGTGGCACCGGCCTCCCCGCCGGTCCGGGCGCTCCCCTCCCCACCATCACGCCTACCACCAGCGACAAGGTCATCAAGCACGTCGTCGTCATCTTCGGCGAGAACGTCTCCTTCGACCACTACTTCGCCACCTACCCCACGGCCCTCAATCAGCCGCACGACACCTCCGTCTTCGCCCCTTTCGGCAACACCCCCGTCCCCTCGAACCTCGCCTCCAAAGGCCTGCTCACGGACAACCCGAACCTCAGCGTCCTCAACGGTAGCGGCGCGACCGACCCCTTCCGCCTCGACCCCGTACAGGCCGCCACCGGCGACCAGGCCCACGACTACACCCGCGAGCAGGTCGCCTTCAACAGCGGCAAGATGGACCTCTTCCCCTCCACCATAGGCGTCGCCGAAAGCCAGTCCCTCGCCGCCGCCACCTCCGCGCCGCCCGCTGTCGTCACCTCGGGCCTCACCATGGGCTACTACGACGGCAACACCGTCACTGCCATCTGGAACTACGCCCAGCACTACGCCCTCAACGACCACTCCTTCGCCACCACCTTTGGCCCGTCCACCCCCGGAGCCCTCAACCTCATCTCCGGCCAGACCAACGGCGTCACCAACGCCACCGCTCCCGGCACCGCAGTCGTCGCCGACGGCAGCGGCGGCCTCACCGCCATCGGTGACATCGACCCCGCCGGCGACGTCTGCTCCTCCACCACCTCCAGCATCAGCATGTCCGGCAAGAACATCGGCGACCTCCTCAACACCGCCAAGATCACCTGGGGCTACTTCCAGGGCGGCTTCGATCTCTCCGTCACCAACGCCGACGGCTCGACCAACTGCGCCCGCACCTCCACCTCCACCGTGACCAAGATCAAGAAGGCGGACTACGTCCCCAACCACCAGCCCTTCCAGTACTACGCCTCCACCGCGAACCCGAACCATCTCCGTCCCACAGCGGCGATCGGAACGAGTGATCAGGCCAACCACCAGTACGACATTCACGACTTCACCGACGCCCTCGCCGCCGGAAGCCTGCCCGCCGTAAGCTTCCTCAAGGCTCCCGCCTACCAGGACGGCAACGCCGGCTACTCCGACCCGCTCGACGAGCAGACCTTCATCGTCAACATCGTCAATGCCGTCGAGCAGTCCTCTTCCTGGGACTCGACCGCCATCATCCTCTCCTGGGGCGACGCCGACGGCTGGTACGATCACGCCTCGCGCCTGGTCAACGGCTCCGCCACCACCGCCGACGCCATCAACGGCAACGGCGTCTGCATCAGCACCGCAAGCGCCGCGAACGCCCTCGCCGGCGTAGCGTCTTCCAACCTCCACGCCCAGGGCCGTTGCGGCTACGGCCCCCGCCTGCCCCTGCTCGTCATCTCATCCTGGGCAAAGAAGAACGCCCTTGACAGCACCATCACCGACCAGACCTCTATCACCCGATTCATCGAGGACACCTTCCTCTCCTCAACCAGAATCGGCGGAGGCTCCTTCGACAGCATCGCCGGCCCCATCACCAACATGTTCGACTTCTCGAACGGAGCCGTCATCCCCAACCCCAACGTAGTCCTGCTCGACCCCAAGACCGGTCTGGTCACCAGCAAAAACTAA